The genomic DNA CGTCTACACCATGATCCACGGCGAGCGGCCCGGCCAGACCGACGAGGTGGTGGCCGAGTTGGCGGCGATCACCGGCATCGACGACCACTGCACGCTCAAGTCCCTCAAGGAACTCAAGAAGACCTCGATGGTCTATTTCAAATAGGAGCCGCTCATGGATTCCAAAGCCCTGTACGCCAAGGCCCTGACCCTCATGCCCGGCGGGGTCAACTCGCCGCTGCGCGCCTGCCGCTACGTCAACGCCGAGCCGGTCTTCATCGACCGCGCCAAGGGCGCGCGCATGTGGGACGTGGAAGGGCGCGAATACATCGACTATGTGCTGAGCTGGGGGCCGATGATCCTGGGCCACCAGGACCCTGCCGTGACCGAGGCCGCCCACCGGGCCGTGGACAAGGGGTCCAGCTACGGCGCGCCCTGCCTGGGCGAGATAACCCTGGCCGAGGAGATTTCCAGGCTCGTCCCGTCCATGGAGATGATGCGCATGGTCTCGTCCGGCACCGAGGCCACCATGTCCGCCCTGCGGCTGGCGCGGGGTTTTACTGGCCGCAGCAAGTTCGTCAAGTTCATCGGCAACTACCACGGCCACGCCGACTCCTTCCTGGCCGCGGCGGGCAGCGCGGCGGCCACGGTGCCCGGCACGCCCGGCGTACCCGAGGAGATCGTCCGGCACACCCTGCTGGCCCACTACAACGACCTCGACGCCGTGCGCGCCCATTTCGCGGCCAGCGGTTCCGAGATCGCCTGCGTCATCGTCGAGCCTGCGGCGGGCAACATGGGGCTGGTCCTGCCTGCGGACGGCTTTCTCGAGGGGCTGCGCGACCTGTGCACCGAGCATGGCGCGCTGCTCATCTTCGACGAGGTCATCACCGGCTTCCGTCTCGCTCCGGGCGGGGCGCAGGAGCGGTTCGGCATCAAGCCCGACCTGACCACGCTGGGCAAGATCATCGGCGGCGGGTTCCCGGTGGGCTGCTACGGCGGCAGCCGCACGATCATGGAGCATATGGCCCCGGTGGGCGGCGTGTTCCAGGCTGGAACCCTGTCCGGCAACCCCGTGGCCATGGCCGCGGGGCTGGCCACTCTCAAGCGGCTTGGGGAGTGCGACTATCCCGCGCTCGAAGCCCGCACCCTGGCCTTTGCCCGCGAGCTGGCCGCCATCATGGAGTCCAAGGGGCAGGCCGTGACCCTCAACGCCATTGCCTCGGCCTTTACCATGTATTTTTCCCAGGGGCCGGTGACCAACATGATCGAGTCCGGCAAGTGCGACTCCAAGGCCTACGCCACCTTCTGGCAGCAGATGCTGGCCCAGGGGATTTACCTCGCGCCCGCCGGGTTCGAGTGCGCCTTCACCTCGTTCGCCCACACGGACGAGGACTTTGCCACGACCCTTGACGCGGCCCGCAAGGTCCGGTTCTAGCCGGGCTTGCCGGAAGCTGGCGGCGCGGTCGTTCCATTGTCTGTCCAGCCTGCCGCCAGCCGGGCAGGGACCAGGGAGCACGGGCCATGCCTGAATCGCTGCACATCGCCGTCTACGCCCTGACCGGGCAGGGATACCCCCTGGCCGCGCGCATCGCCCGCGAGACGGGTGGCACCCTCTTTGCCACGGCCCGGCTCGCCCAAGGCCGCGATGTCCCCTTCGAGTCGCTGCCCCATCTGGTGGGTGCGCAGTTCCACAGCTTTGGCGGCCACGTGTTCGTGGCCGCGGCGGGCATCGCGGTGCGCTGCATCGCGCCGCACCTGCAGGGCAAGGACACGGACCCTGCCGTGGTCTGCCTGGACCAGGACGGGCGGTTCGCTGTCAGCCTGCTCTCGGGCCACCTGGGCGGGGCCAACGAGCTGGCCTCCCGCTGCGCGGCCATCACCGGGGGGCAGGCGGTCATCACCACGGCCACGGACTGCGCCGGGCTGCCCTCGCTCGACCTGCTGGCCCGCGAGCGCAACATGGCCATCGGCAACCTCAAGCGGGTCAAGACGGTCAACGCGGCCCTGCTGCGCGGCGAGGCCGTGCAGTTGTACGATCCCGGCGGGTATCTGCGGACAGAAGATCCGAAACATTTCCTCCTGGTGGACGATCCCGCCGCATGGCGACACAATGCGCCCGGCGTCTGGATATCCTGGCGCAGGGACTGCCCGGACCAGGAGGCGCTGCGCCTCTATCCGCGCGTGCTCATGCTCGGCCTGGGCTGTCGCCGGGGCGTGAGCGGGCAGGATATTTCGGCCCATGTGCGCGACTCGTTCCGGGCTGCGGGCCTGTCGTTCCTGAGCATCGGCGGCCTGGGCAGCATCGTGGCCAAGCGCCACGAGGCGGGATTGCTCGAGGCGGCAGAGGGGCTGGGCGTGGTGCCGAAATTCTATGACGCCGACCGGCTGGGCGCGGTGGACGTACCCAACCCGTCGCCTGCGGTCGAGCAACGCATGGGCGTCTCGTCGGTGGCCGAGGCCGCAGCCATGCTGCTGGCCGGGGGCGGCCCGCTGGTGATGGAGAAGACCAAGACGGAAAACGTCACGCTGGCCGTGGCAAGGAGCGAATCATGCTGACAGCCGTGAGCCTCGGACCG from Pseudodesulfovibrio aespoeensis Aspo-2 includes the following:
- the hemL gene encoding glutamate-1-semialdehyde 2,1-aminomutase; its protein translation is MDSKALYAKALTLMPGGVNSPLRACRYVNAEPVFIDRAKGARMWDVEGREYIDYVLSWGPMILGHQDPAVTEAAHRAVDKGSSYGAPCLGEITLAEEISRLVPSMEMMRMVSSGTEATMSALRLARGFTGRSKFVKFIGNYHGHADSFLAAAGSAAATVPGTPGVPEEIVRHTLLAHYNDLDAVRAHFAASGSEIACVIVEPAAGNMGLVLPADGFLEGLRDLCTEHGALLIFDEVITGFRLAPGGAQERFGIKPDLTTLGKIIGGGFPVGCYGGSRTIMEHMAPVGGVFQAGTLSGNPVAMAAGLATLKRLGECDYPALEARTLAFARELAAIMESKGQAVTLNAIASAFTMYFSQGPVTNMIESGKCDSKAYATFWQQMLAQGIYLAPAGFECAFTSFAHTDEDFATTLDAARKVRF
- a CDS encoding cobalt-precorrin 5A hydrolase, yielding MPESLHIAVYALTGQGYPLAARIARETGGTLFATARLAQGRDVPFESLPHLVGAQFHSFGGHVFVAAAGIAVRCIAPHLQGKDTDPAVVCLDQDGRFAVSLLSGHLGGANELASRCAAITGGQAVITTATDCAGLPSLDLLARERNMAIGNLKRVKTVNAALLRGEAVQLYDPGGYLRTEDPKHFLLVDDPAAWRHNAPGVWISWRRDCPDQEALRLYPRVLMLGLGCRRGVSGQDISAHVRDSFRAAGLSFLSIGGLGSIVAKRHEAGLLEAAEGLGVVPKFYDADRLGAVDVPNPSPAVEQRMGVSSVAEAAAMLLAGGGPLVMEKTKTENVTLAVARSESC